A portion of the Streptomyces erythrochromogenes genome contains these proteins:
- a CDS encoding DUF3046 domain-containing protein translates to MRLTIFWERMAEHFGAGYADSFARDHVMAELGGLTVHQALDAGWETKDVWRAVCSAMDVPASLR, encoded by the coding sequence ATGCGGTTGACGATTTTCTGGGAGCGGATGGCCGAGCACTTCGGTGCCGGCTATGCCGACTCCTTCGCGCGGGACCACGTCATGGCGGAGCTGGGTGGCCTGACCGTCCACCAGGCGCTGGATGCGGGCTGGGAGACCAAGGACGTGTGGCGCGCGGTGTGTTCGGCCATGGACGTGCCAGCCTCGCTGCGCTGA
- a CDS encoding AzlD domain-containing protein gives MNVWIAIGLTVVGCYAVKYAGLLVPAGALERPLVRRLAALLPVALLAALTAQQTFSTGSALVVDARAAGLAAAGLALLLRAPFLVVVAAAVAVTAGVRALGG, from the coding sequence GTGAACGTCTGGATCGCCATCGGGCTCACCGTCGTCGGCTGCTACGCCGTGAAGTACGCGGGACTGCTCGTTCCCGCCGGGGCCCTGGAGCGGCCCCTGGTGCGCCGCCTGGCCGCGCTGCTGCCGGTCGCGCTGCTGGCCGCGCTCACGGCCCAGCAGACCTTCAGCACCGGGTCCGCGCTCGTCGTCGACGCCCGCGCCGCCGGGCTGGCCGCCGCCGGGCTCGCGCTGCTGCTGCGGGCCCCGTTCCTGGTCGTGGTCGCGGCCGCCGTCGCCGTCACCGCGGGGGTACGGGCCCTGGGCGGCTGA
- a CDS encoding AzlC family ABC transporter permease, whose protein sequence is MGEKQLVTEPEIRETAASGGRPRAAVVRDALGVGVAVGLSGFAFGVTAAGAGISTLQACVLSLLVFTGASQFALVGALAAGGNPFTAAAGAFFLGTRNAFYGLRLSELLRLPRAVRPLAAHWVIDETTAVALAQPDRKSARLGFTVTGLTLYVLWNVTTLLGALGAEAIGDTRAWGLDAAGPAVFLALLAPMLKTATERAVAALALVLGLGFLPVLPAGVPVLIAALAAPVVLWMKGRRS, encoded by the coding sequence GTGGGAGAGAAGCAGCTGGTCACAGAGCCAGAGATACGAGAGACAGCGGCGTCCGGTGGGCGGCCGCGGGCCGCGGTCGTCAGGGACGCGCTCGGCGTCGGTGTCGCGGTCGGGCTGTCCGGGTTCGCCTTCGGTGTGACGGCGGCCGGAGCCGGCATCAGCACCCTCCAGGCCTGTGTGCTGAGCCTCCTCGTGTTCACCGGGGCCTCGCAGTTCGCCCTGGTCGGAGCATTGGCCGCCGGAGGCAATCCGTTCACCGCCGCCGCCGGGGCCTTCTTCCTCGGCACCCGGAACGCCTTCTACGGGCTGCGCCTGTCGGAGCTGCTCCGGCTGCCGCGCGCCGTACGGCCCCTCGCCGCGCACTGGGTGATCGACGAGACCACCGCCGTGGCGCTGGCCCAGCCCGACCGCAAGTCGGCCCGGCTCGGCTTCACCGTCACCGGGCTCACCCTCTACGTGCTGTGGAACGTCACCACCCTGCTCGGCGCGCTCGGTGCCGAGGCCATCGGCGACACCCGGGCCTGGGGACTGGATGCCGCCGGACCCGCCGTGTTCCTGGCCCTGCTCGCGCCGATGCTGAAGACGGCCACCGAGCGGGCGGTCGCCGCCCTCGCGCTCGTCCTCGGGCTGGGCTTCCTGCCCGTGCTGCCCGCCGGGGTGCCCGTGCTGATCGCGGCCCTGGCCGCCCCCGTCGTGCTGTGGATGAAGGGACGCCGCTCGTGA